A window of Mycolicibacterium fluoranthenivorans contains these coding sequences:
- a CDS encoding TetR family transcriptional regulator: MARPKSARLNKEMVVDAAIELIGGGGLEAFSMPKVAAALHVSAPSLYHYFADRDALLAAVARAVATPEPPGALPPDADWTDYLVAQAVALRHRIVAHPHCAPLLARFMPREHMFDEYEHICRFLADSGVPAHLHVRIVDGVTALTIGAAILNENAADYADSGPGPSPGVGYPALRAALTAAEGRSGDEMFESYVRTYLAGIVRAAE, translated from the coding sequence ATGGCGCGCCCCAAATCCGCGCGGCTGAACAAGGAGATGGTCGTCGACGCGGCGATCGAGCTGATCGGCGGTGGTGGCCTGGAAGCGTTCAGCATGCCCAAGGTGGCCGCCGCCCTCCACGTCAGCGCGCCGTCGCTCTATCACTATTTCGCCGACCGGGACGCCCTGCTGGCCGCCGTCGCCCGGGCGGTCGCCACGCCCGAGCCCCCCGGCGCCTTGCCGCCGGACGCGGACTGGACCGATTACCTGGTGGCCCAGGCGGTCGCGTTGCGTCACCGCATCGTCGCGCACCCACACTGCGCCCCGCTACTGGCCCGATTCATGCCGCGCGAGCACATGTTCGACGAGTACGAGCACATCTGCCGGTTTCTCGCCGACTCGGGCGTGCCCGCGCACCTGCACGTCCGGATCGTCGACGGGGTGACCGCGTTGACCATCGGCGCGGCGATCCTCAACGAGAACGCCGCCGACTACGCCGACAGCGGGCCCGGCCCGTCTCCCGGCGTCGGCTACCCGGCCCTGCGGGCGGCGCTGACCGCCGCCGAAGGCCGCAGCGGTGATGAGATGTTCGAAAGCTACGTGCGTACCTATCTGGCCGGCATCGTGCGGGCGGCGGAATGA
- a CDS encoding thiocyanate hydrolase has product MAAKYGVENPVPPWKTSLDGLCDALDQASCDTAVPSFRERRDEEDALSATVYADLPYPENQLVALAHSLLARGIITESELRQRLSTVRARLEG; this is encoded by the coding sequence ATGGCGGCCAAATACGGCGTCGAGAACCCGGTACCACCGTGGAAGACCAGCCTGGACGGCCTGTGCGACGCCTTGGACCAGGCGTCGTGCGACACCGCGGTCCCGAGTTTCCGCGAACGCCGCGACGAGGAGGACGCGCTGTCGGCGACGGTGTACGCCGACCTGCCCTACCCGGAGAATCAGCTCGTTGCGCTGGCGCATTCACTGCTCGCTCGCGGAATCATCACCGAATCCGAACTGCGCCAACGACTCTCGACTGTCCGGGCCCGACTTGAAGGCTGA
- the scnC gene encoding thiocyanate hydrolase subunit gamma: protein MTDHHHDHDHDRTVKPMVDEVTDFEVLEIALRELCIEKGIFTAEEHRRFTEFAEQIGPTPAARLVARAWLDPDFKALALREPMTASKEVGVDWLEPTGFGTPSDFTAFQILEDTATVHHVIVCALCSCYPRPILGNSPEWYRTPNYRRRLVRWPRQVLSEFGLYLGDDIEVRVQDSNQKHRFMVMPMRPAGTDGWTEDQLTEIITRDCLIGVALPKPGVTTNVVTATRAAMHPTGN, encoded by the coding sequence ATGACAGACCACCATCATGATCACGATCACGACCGCACGGTGAAGCCTATGGTCGACGAGGTCACCGACTTCGAGGTGCTCGAGATAGCCCTGCGCGAACTGTGCATCGAGAAGGGCATCTTCACCGCCGAGGAACACCGCCGATTCACCGAGTTCGCCGAACAGATCGGCCCCACCCCGGCCGCCCGACTGGTGGCCAGGGCCTGGCTCGACCCGGACTTCAAGGCGTTGGCACTGCGCGAGCCGATGACGGCGAGCAAGGAGGTCGGCGTCGACTGGCTGGAACCCACCGGTTTCGGTACGCCCAGCGATTTCACGGCGTTTCAGATCCTCGAGGACACCGCGACCGTGCACCACGTGATCGTGTGCGCGCTGTGCTCCTGCTACCCGCGGCCGATCCTCGGCAATTCCCCGGAGTGGTACCGCACCCCCAATTACCGGCGGCGATTGGTGCGCTGGCCGCGTCAGGTGCTCTCCGAGTTCGGCCTCTACCTGGGCGACGACATCGAGGTGCGGGTTCAGGATTCCAACCAGAAACATCGCTTCATGGTGATGCCGATGCGCCCGGCCGGCACCGACGGCTGGACCGAGGATCAGCTGACCGAGATCATCACCCGCGACTGCCTGATCGGTGTGGCGCTGCCGAAGCCCGGGGTGACGACCAACGTCGTCACGGCGACCCGCGCGGCCATGCATCCGACTGGAAACTGA
- a CDS encoding SH3-like domain-containing protein, whose translation MSTAAQRADQLALVARLKSAYPELPDAPTPDLLDHARFVAYMKPVHDVGGEPDAPMKYENKDYEYWEHMTYVMCEVLAWRGIWLSEERRRIGNVDVQRAVYLGFPYYGRWLLSVARVLVEKHHIGLTELTERMAEVAQRYAGGLDGKTLEARPRFEGDGSHVPRNSHIVHAQGKGDPQVYAGKAGEAKFAVGDPVVVRELPVLFYTRTPEYVRGARGVIDAVAYESPAAEDETWDIPDAKPEWFYVVKFAMSELWDDFNGPAADSLRTEIPERWLQAAG comes from the coding sequence ATGAGCACTGCCGCGCAACGTGCCGACCAACTCGCCCTTGTCGCCCGCCTCAAATCGGCGTATCCCGAATTGCCCGACGCACCGACCCCGGACCTGCTCGACCACGCCCGCTTCGTGGCGTACATGAAACCGGTCCACGATGTCGGCGGCGAACCGGACGCCCCGATGAAATACGAGAACAAGGACTACGAGTACTGGGAGCACATGACGTATGTCATGTGCGAAGTGCTTGCCTGGCGGGGTATCTGGTTGTCCGAGGAACGCCGCCGGATCGGCAATGTCGACGTGCAGCGCGCGGTGTATCTCGGGTTCCCCTATTACGGCCGCTGGCTGCTGTCGGTGGCCCGGGTGCTCGTGGAGAAGCACCACATCGGCCTGACCGAGCTGACCGAACGCATGGCCGAGGTGGCGCAGCGCTATGCCGGCGGACTGGACGGCAAGACGCTCGAAGCCCGGCCCAGGTTCGAGGGCGACGGATCGCACGTCCCACGCAACAGCCATATCGTGCACGCCCAGGGCAAAGGCGATCCGCAGGTCTACGCGGGCAAGGCCGGCGAAGCGAAGTTCGCGGTGGGCGATCCCGTCGTCGTACGGGAACTTCCGGTGCTCTTCTACACCCGCACGCCGGAATACGTCCGGGGCGCCCGCGGTGTCATCGATGCGGTCGCCTACGAGAGTCCCGCCGCCGAGGACGAGACCTGGGACATCCCGGATGCCAAGCCGGAGTGGTTCTACGTGGTCAAGTTCGCCATGTCCGAGTTGTGGGACGACTTCAACGGGCCGGCCGCCGACAGCCTGCGGACTGAGATCCCCGAGCGCTGGCTGCAGGCCGCCGGCTGA
- the dop gene encoding depupylase/deamidase Dop has translation MQRIIGTEVEYGISSPSDPTANPILTSTQAVLAYAAAAGLQRAKRTRWDYEVESPLRDARGFDLSRASGPPPIIDADEVGAANMILTNGARLYVDHAHPEYSAPECTDPMDAVIWDKAGERVMEAAARHVASVPGAVKLQLYKNNIDNKGASYGSHENYLMSRQTPFSAVITGLTPFFVSRQVVTGSGRVGIGPSGDEPGFQLSQRADYIEVEVGLETTLKRGIINTRDEPHADADKYRRLHVIIGDANLAETSTYLKVGTTSLVLDLIESGADLSDLALARPVHAVHVVSRDPSLRATIALADGRELTALALQRIYLDRVAKLLERRDPDPRADHVVQTWAEVLDLLERDPMECAEILDWPAKLRLLEGFRHRENLTWSAPRLHLVDLQYSDVRLDKGLYNRLVARGSMKRLVTEQQVLDAVDNPPTDTRAYFRGECLRRFGADIAAASWDSVIFDLGGDSLVRIPTLEPLRGSKAHVGALLDSVDSAAELVEQLTT, from the coding sequence ATGCAACGGATCATCGGAACCGAGGTGGAATACGGCATCTCGTCGCCGTCGGACCCCACCGCGAATCCGATTCTCACGTCCACACAGGCGGTGCTCGCCTACGCCGCAGCCGCCGGTCTCCAGCGGGCCAAGCGCACCCGATGGGACTACGAGGTGGAGTCCCCGCTGCGCGATGCGCGCGGCTTCGATCTGTCCCGGGCCTCGGGCCCGCCACCGATCATCGACGCCGACGAGGTGGGTGCGGCGAACATGATCCTCACCAACGGCGCCCGGCTCTACGTCGACCACGCGCATCCGGAGTACTCGGCGCCCGAGTGCACCGACCCGATGGACGCCGTGATCTGGGACAAGGCCGGCGAACGGGTGATGGAAGCCGCGGCCCGGCACGTCGCCAGCGTGCCCGGGGCCGTGAAATTGCAGCTCTACAAGAACAACATCGACAACAAGGGTGCGTCCTACGGGTCGCACGAGAACTATCTGATGAGCCGGCAGACCCCGTTCTCCGCGGTGATCACCGGACTCACACCGTTTTTCGTGTCCCGGCAGGTCGTCACCGGGTCGGGGCGCGTCGGGATCGGCCCCTCGGGTGACGAGCCGGGCTTCCAGCTGTCCCAGCGCGCCGACTACATCGAGGTCGAGGTCGGCCTGGAGACCACCCTCAAGCGCGGCATCATCAACACCCGCGACGAGCCGCACGCCGACGCCGACAAGTACCGGCGCCTGCACGTCATCATCGGTGACGCCAACCTCGCCGAGACGTCCACCTACCTGAAGGTGGGCACCACCTCGCTGGTGCTCGACCTCATCGAATCCGGTGCCGACCTCTCCGATCTGGCGCTGGCCCGCCCGGTACACGCCGTGCACGTCGTCAGCCGGGACCCGTCGTTGCGCGCCACCATCGCGCTGGCCGACGGCCGTGAGCTGACCGCTCTTGCGCTGCAACGCATCTACCTGGACCGGGTGGCCAAGCTGCTGGAGCGCCGCGATCCCGATCCGCGCGCCGACCACGTCGTGCAGACCTGGGCCGAGGTGCTGGATCTGCTGGAACGCGATCCGATGGAATGCGCGGAGATCCTGGACTGGCCGGCCAAGCTGCGTCTGCTGGAGGGCTTCCGGCACCGGGAGAACCTGACTTGGTCGGCCCCGCGGCTGCACCTGGTCGATCTGCAGTATTCGGATGTGCGCCTCGACAAGGGCCTGTACAACCGGCTGGTGGCTCGCGGGTCGATGAAACGCCTGGTCACCGAGCAGCAGGTGCTCGACGCGGTGGACAATCCGCCGACCGACACCCGCGCCTACTTCCGCGGTGAATGCCTGCGCCGGTTCGGTGCCGACATCGCCGCCGCCAGCTGGGACTCGGTGATCTTCGATCTGGGCGGCGATTCGCTCGTCCGGATTCCGACCCTGGAGCCGCTGCGGGGCAGCAAGGCCCACGTGGGCGCACTGCTGGATTCGGTGGACAGTGCCGCCGAATTGGTGGAACAGCTCACGACGTAA
- a CDS encoding ubiquitin-like protein Pup yields the protein MAQEQTKRGGGGGDDDEVTGTTAAGQERREKLTEETDDLLDEIDDVLEENAEDFVRAYVQKGGQ from the coding sequence ATGGCTCAGGAACAGACCAAGCGTGGCGGTGGTGGTGGTGACGACGACGAAGTCACCGGTACGACGGCCGCCGGCCAAGAGCGTCGCGAGAAGCTGACCGAAGAGACCGACGACCTGCTCGACGAGATCGACGACGTGCTGGAAGAGAACGCTGAGGACTTCGTGCGTGCGTATGTCCAAAAGGGCGGCCAGTGA
- the prcB gene encoding proteasome subunit beta, which yields MAGDRVSGHGGDLPHGTTIVALKYPGGVLIAGDRRATQGNMIASRDVEKVHIADDYTATGIAGTAAIAVEFARLYAVELEHYEKLEGVPLTFRGKVNRLAIMVRGNLGAALQGFVALPLLVGFDVDDPDPVNAGRIVSFDAAGGWNLEEEGYQSVGSGSLFAKSSVKKLYSQVTDADSALKVAIEALYDAADDDSATGGPDLVRGIYPTAVLIGAEGAEEVAEDRIAALAREVIAQRTRAGGDA from the coding sequence ATGGCCGGTGACCGGGTGTCGGGGCACGGCGGGGACCTGCCGCACGGCACCACCATCGTGGCGCTCAAGTACCCCGGTGGGGTGCTCATCGCGGGCGACCGGCGGGCCACTCAGGGCAACATGATCGCCAGCCGTGATGTGGAGAAGGTGCATATCGCCGACGATTACACCGCCACCGGTATCGCCGGCACCGCGGCCATCGCCGTCGAGTTCGCGCGCCTGTACGCCGTGGAGCTGGAGCACTACGAGAAACTCGAAGGCGTGCCGCTGACGTTCCGTGGCAAGGTCAACCGCCTGGCCATCATGGTGCGCGGCAATCTCGGTGCGGCACTTCAGGGTTTCGTCGCGCTGCCGTTGCTGGTCGGTTTCGACGTCGACGATCCGGATCCCGTCAACGCCGGCCGCATCGTGTCCTTCGACGCGGCCGGTGGCTGGAACCTCGAGGAGGAGGGCTACCAGTCCGTGGGGTCGGGGTCACTGTTCGCCAAATCCTCGGTGAAGAAGCTGTATTCGCAAGTGACCGATGCTGATTCGGCGTTGAAGGTGGCCATCGAGGCGCTCTACGACGCCGCCGACGACGACTCCGCCACCGGCGGACCGGATCTGGTGCGCGGGATCTATCCGACCGCGGTGCTCATCGGTGCCGAGGGCGCCGAGGAGGTCGCCGAGGACCGGATCGCCGCGCTGGCCCGTGAGGTCATCGCGCAGCGGACCCGCGCGGGAGGCGACGCCTGA
- the prcA gene encoding proteasome subunit alpha has protein sequence MSFPYFISPEQAMRERSELARKGISRGRSVVTLAYDGGVLFVAENPSRSLQKVSELYDRVGFAAVGRFNEFDNLRRGGIQFADTRGYAYDRRDVTGRQLANVYAQTLGTIFTEQAKPYEVELCVAEVAHFGENKAPELYRITYDGSIADEPHFVVMGGTTEPISAALNESFTENATLADAVKIAVDALHAGGDEKRILGPSSLEVAILDAKRPRRAFRRITGSALEALLPSASTPE, from the coding sequence ATGAGCTTTCCCTATTTCATCTCGCCCGAGCAGGCGATGCGTGAGCGTTCCGAGCTTGCGCGCAAAGGTATTTCGCGAGGCCGCAGCGTCGTGACGCTGGCCTATGACGGTGGTGTGCTCTTCGTGGCCGAGAACCCGTCGCGCTCACTGCAGAAGGTCAGCGAACTGTATGACCGCGTCGGATTCGCCGCGGTGGGCCGGTTCAACGAGTTCGACAATCTGCGCCGTGGCGGTATCCAGTTCGCCGACACCCGCGGTTACGCCTACGACCGGCGCGATGTGACCGGTCGGCAGCTGGCCAACGTGTACGCCCAAACGCTGGGCACCATCTTCACCGAGCAGGCCAAACCCTATGAGGTGGAGCTTTGCGTCGCGGAGGTCGCACATTTCGGGGAGAACAAGGCGCCCGAGCTGTACCGCATCACCTACGACGGATCCATCGCCGACGAACCGCATTTCGTGGTGATGGGCGGGACCACCGAGCCGATCTCGGCCGCACTCAACGAGTCCTTCACGGAGAACGCCACTCTGGCCGACGCCGTCAAGATCGCCGTCGATGCACTGCACGCCGGCGGCGACGAGAAGCGGATACTCGGACCGTCGTCCCTGGAGGTGGCGATCCTGGACGCCAAGCGTCCGCGCCGCGCTTTCCGGCGGATCACCGGCTCGGCGCTGGAGGCTCTGCTTCCGTCGGCAAGCACTCCCGAGTAG
- a CDS encoding PP2C family protein-serine/threonine phosphatase, whose translation MATLTTVAIPRTESDRDEAAIGGIAVVTDRGITHARNEDAAAAGILTAVPDGLEGPSHAIAVVVCDGVSSSINPQVASAAAAQAGLASILDVLASSGDPTAAMFAGLAAAARAAAQPEPRTGLAGSCTFTAVIVIPAAGGTAAVTIGNVGDSRSYWLPDPPAVAQQLTVDDSLAQELISAGAAAQSEAVLRGAHTLTRWLGADAEPTPWAETAVRTVTAAGPGVLVVCSDGLWNYLPDAGDIREFCTGVDVLAVARALTDHALQSGGQDNITVAVIPVAGTSG comes from the coding sequence ATGGCCACCTTGACCACCGTCGCCATTCCGCGGACCGAATCGGACCGAGACGAGGCCGCCATCGGCGGTATCGCGGTGGTCACCGACCGCGGCATCACCCACGCCCGTAACGAGGATGCCGCAGCCGCAGGCATTCTCACGGCCGTCCCGGACGGTCTCGAAGGGCCGTCGCATGCCATCGCCGTCGTGGTGTGCGACGGGGTGTCCAGCTCGATCAATCCGCAGGTGGCGTCCGCGGCCGCCGCGCAGGCCGGGTTGGCGTCGATCCTGGATGTGCTGGCGAGTTCAGGTGACCCGACGGCGGCCATGTTCGCCGGGCTGGCGGCTGCGGCCCGGGCGGCGGCGCAGCCCGAACCGCGGACCGGCCTCGCGGGATCGTGCACGTTCACCGCCGTCATCGTGATCCCCGCCGCGGGGGGCACCGCTGCGGTGACCATCGGCAACGTCGGGGACAGTCGGTCCTACTGGCTGCCCGATCCGCCGGCGGTTGCGCAGCAGTTGACCGTCGACGATTCCCTCGCGCAGGAACTGATCAGCGCGGGCGCCGCGGCGCAATCCGAGGCAGTGCTGCGCGGTGCCCACACCCTGACCCGGTGGTTGGGGGCGGACGCGGAACCGACGCCGTGGGCCGAGACCGCCGTGCGGACCGTCACCGCGGCCGGTCCGGGGGTGCTGGTGGTGTGCAGCGACGGATTGTGGAACTACCTGCCCGACGCTGGTGACATCCGCGAGTTCTGCACCGGTGTCGATGTACTGGCTGTGGCCCGCGCGCTCACCGACCATGCCTTGCAGTCCGGCGGCCAGGACAACATCACCGTCGCGGTGATCCCGGTCGCAGGAACATCCGGGTAG
- the pafA gene encoding Pup--protein ligase codes for MQRRIMGIETEFGVTCTFHGHRRLSPDEVARYLFRRVVSWGRSSNVFLRNGARLYLDVGSHPEYATAECDNLAQLVTHDRAGERVLEDLLIDAEQRLADEGIGGDIYLFKNNTDSAGNSYGCHENYLIVRAGEFSRISDVLLPFLVTRQLICGAGKVLQTPKAATFCLSQRAEHIWEGVSSATTRSRPIINTRDEPHADAEKYRRLHVIVGDSNMSETTTMLKVGTASLVLEMIEAGVAFRDFSLDNPIRAIREVSHDLTGRRPVRLAGGRQASALDIQREYYGRAMEYLQTRESNPQIEQVVDLWGRQLDAVESQDFAKVDTEIDWVIKRKLFQRYQDRYDMELSDPKIAQLDLAYHDIKRGRGVFDLLQRKGLATRITTDEEIEAAVNTPPQTTRAKLRGEFISAAQEAGRDFTVDWVHLKLNDQAQRTVLCKDPFRSVDERVKRLIASM; via the coding sequence GTGCAGCGACGGATCATGGGTATCGAGACCGAATTCGGCGTGACCTGCACTTTCCACGGTCACCGTCGGCTCAGCCCGGATGAGGTTGCCCGCTATCTCTTCCGGCGGGTGGTGTCGTGGGGGCGCAGCTCCAACGTCTTTCTCCGCAACGGAGCCAGGTTGTACCTCGATGTGGGGTCACATCCCGAGTACGCCACGGCCGAGTGCGACAACCTGGCCCAGCTGGTCACTCACGACCGTGCGGGCGAGCGGGTGCTGGAGGACCTGCTGATCGACGCCGAACAGCGGCTGGCCGACGAAGGTATCGGCGGCGACATCTACCTGTTCAAGAACAACACCGATTCCGCGGGCAACTCCTACGGCTGCCACGAGAACTACCTCATCGTGCGCGCGGGCGAGTTCTCCCGCATCTCCGATGTGCTCTTGCCCTTCCTGGTGACCCGTCAGCTGATCTGCGGCGCCGGCAAGGTGCTGCAGACACCGAAAGCGGCCACCTTCTGCCTGAGTCAGCGCGCAGAGCACATCTGGGAGGGCGTCTCGAGCGCGACGACGCGGTCCCGCCCCATCATCAACACCCGCGACGAACCTCACGCCGACGCCGAGAAGTACCGCCGCCTGCACGTCATCGTCGGCGACTCGAACATGAGCGAGACCACCACCATGCTCAAGGTGGGCACTGCATCCCTGGTGCTGGAGATGATCGAGGCCGGGGTGGCGTTCCGGGATTTCTCGCTGGACAACCCGATCCGGGCCATCCGCGAGGTCAGCCACGATCTGACCGGGCGCAGGCCGGTGCGTCTCGCCGGTGGCCGCCAGGCCAGTGCCCTGGACATTCAGCGCGAGTACTACGGCCGTGCCATGGAATACCTGCAGACCCGCGAATCCAACCCGCAGATCGAGCAGGTCGTGGACCTGTGGGGCCGCCAGCTCGACGCGGTGGAGAGCCAGGATTTCGCCAAGGTCGACACCGAGATCGACTGGGTGATCAAGCGCAAGCTGTTCCAGCGCTATCAGGACCGCTACGACATGGAGCTGTCCGACCCGAAGATCGCCCAGCTGGATCTGGCGTATCACGACATCAAGCGTGGCCGCGGCGTGTTCGATCTGCTCCAGCGCAAGGGCCTGGCCACCCGGATCACCACCGACGAGGAGATCGAGGCTGCGGTGAACACGCCCCCGCAGACCACCCGGGCCAAGCTGCGCGGCGAATTCATCAGTGCCGCACAGGAAGCCGGGCGGGACTTCACGGTGGACTGGGTGCACCTCAAGCTCAACGACCAGGCGCAGCGCACCGTGCTGTGCAAGGACCCGTTCCGCTCGGTCGACGAGCGGGTCAAGCGCCTGATCGCGAGCATGTGA
- a CDS encoding helix-turn-helix transcriptional regulator — MATSKVERLMNLVIALLATRSYLTAEKIRNSVAGYADSASDEAFSRMFERDKNELRDLGIPLETGRVSAFDPTEGYRINREAYALPPVQLTADEAAAVAVATQLWQSPELVTATQSAVLKLRAAGVDVDADADVAITSSANLPGLRGSEEVLRVLLSAIDSGHAVQFDHRPARSEPFRTRTVEPWGVVTHRGRWYLVGHDRDRDDTRTFRLSRIAHVPTQVGPAGAVHKPVDVNLREVVARVVAEIPTGERARVWIADGRATALRRQATDTEPHSFGGRPGEVITVDIGMSDRLAREIASYGVDAVALEPAALREDVVSRLRAQAGGGSR; from the coding sequence GTGGCGACATCCAAGGTCGAGCGATTGATGAATCTGGTCATCGCGCTGCTGGCCACCCGCAGCTACCTCACCGCGGAGAAGATCCGCAACTCGGTCGCCGGCTACGCCGACAGTGCCAGTGACGAAGCGTTCTCCCGGATGTTCGAGCGGGACAAGAACGAACTGCGCGACCTGGGTATCCCGTTGGAGACCGGCCGGGTGTCCGCGTTCGATCCGACCGAGGGCTACCGCATCAACCGTGAGGCCTACGCGCTGCCGCCGGTGCAGCTGACCGCCGACGAGGCCGCCGCGGTGGCGGTCGCCACCCAGCTGTGGCAGTCACCGGAATTGGTCACCGCGACACAGAGCGCGGTGCTCAAACTTCGGGCCGCGGGAGTGGACGTCGACGCCGACGCCGACGTGGCGATCACCTCCTCGGCCAACCTGCCCGGGTTGCGCGGATCCGAGGAAGTCCTGCGGGTCCTGTTGTCCGCCATCGATTCCGGGCATGCGGTGCAGTTCGACCATCGGCCGGCGCGCAGCGAGCCGTTCCGCACCCGCACCGTCGAGCCGTGGGGGGTGGTGACGCACCGGGGTCGGTGGTATCTGGTGGGGCACGACCGCGACCGCGACGACACCCGGACCTTCCGGCTGTCCCGGATCGCCCATGTGCCCACCCAGGTCGGACCCGCGGGGGCCGTACACAAGCCGGTCGACGTCAACCTGCGCGAGGTGGTGGCCCGGGTGGTCGCCGAGATCCCCACCGGCGAGCGGGCGCGCGTCTGGATCGCCGACGGCCGGGCCACGGCGCTGCGCCGCCAGGCCACCGACACCGAGCCGCACAGCTTCGGCGGCCGTCCCGGTGAGGTGATCACCGTCGACATCGGCATGTCCGATCGGCTGGCCCGGGAGATCGCCAGTTACGGCGTGGACGCGGTGGCACTGGAACCGGCGGCGTTGCGCGAGGATGTGGTGAGCCGGTTGCGGGCGCAGGCCGGGGGTGGATCGCGGTGA
- a CDS encoding helix-turn-helix transcriptional regulator, whose amino-acid sequence MTQVSERLVRLLNMVPYFQAHPQISHEEAAAELGVTRKQLLADLNQLWMCGLPGGGPGDLIDLDFDGDNIEVIFSAGMDRALRLTSPEATGILVALRALLDVPGMVDPEAARSAIAKIESAAGSTLAVDDPTPAESASAAAVRAATRTAKALSLEYHSASHDAVSTRTVDPIRVVLVGDNSYLEAWCRAAEGVRLFRFDRIVSAQVLDEPSNPPEPAVAAEPDTSLFDADPALPSATLLIDRSASWMFDYYPLRVVRELPGGAFEAAMTYASDAWMSRFVLGFGSAVRVLEPAALAARVRESAVAALHAYEDG is encoded by the coding sequence ATGACTCAGGTTTCCGAGCGGCTGGTCCGGCTGCTCAACATGGTCCCGTATTTCCAGGCGCATCCCCAGATCAGCCATGAGGAGGCGGCGGCCGAGCTCGGCGTCACCCGCAAACAGCTGCTCGCCGACCTCAACCAGCTGTGGATGTGTGGGCTGCCGGGCGGCGGCCCGGGTGATCTCATCGACCTCGACTTCGATGGGGACAACATCGAGGTGATCTTCTCTGCCGGTATGGACCGGGCGCTGCGGCTCACCTCACCGGAGGCCACCGGCATCCTGGTCGCCCTGCGCGCACTGCTCGACGTGCCTGGGATGGTGGACCCCGAGGCCGCGCGCAGCGCGATCGCCAAGATCGAATCGGCGGCCGGCTCGACACTCGCGGTCGACGACCCCACGCCGGCCGAGAGCGCGTCGGCCGCCGCGGTGCGGGCCGCGACCCGCACCGCCAAGGCACTCTCCCTCGAATACCACTCGGCCTCCCACGATGCGGTGTCCACCCGCACCGTGGACCCGATCCGGGTGGTGCTGGTGGGCGACAACAGTTATCTGGAGGCCTGGTGCCGGGCCGCCGAGGGGGTGCGGCTGTTCCGGTTCGACCGGATCGTCAGCGCTCAGGTGCTCGACGAGCCGTCCAACCCGCCCGAACCCGCGGTGGCGGCCGAACCCGACACCTCACTGTTCGACGCCGATCCGGCCCTGCCGTCGGCGACACTGCTCATCGACCGCTCGGCGTCCTGGATGTTCGACTACTACCCGTTGCGGGTGGTGCGGGAACTGCCCGGCGGCGCGTTCGAGGCCGCCATGACCTACGCCTCCGACGCGTGGATGTCGCGGTTCGTGCTGGGCTTCGGCTCGGCGGTGCGGGTACTGGAACCGGCGGCACTGGCGGCGCGGGTACGGGAGTCGGCCGTGGCCGCACTGCATGCCTACGAAGACGGGTAG
- the tatA gene encoding Sec-independent protein translocase subunit TatA, with the protein MGGLQPWHWLIVIAVFVLLFGAKKLPDAARSLGKSMRIFKSEIKEMQAESHTDSTEPAKPITSERVDTPAPEQTSDKRPA; encoded by the coding sequence ATGGGCGGTCTTCAACCCTGGCATTGGTTGATCGTCATCGCGGTGTTCGTCCTGCTGTTCGGCGCCAAGAAGCTCCCGGACGCAGCGCGTTCGCTGGGCAAGTCGATGCGGATCTTCAAGTCGGAGATCAAGGAGATGCAGGCCGAGTCACACACCGACTCGACCGAGCCGGCCAAGCCGATCACCTCGGAGCGTGTCGATACTCCCGCGCCCGAGCAGACCTCCGATAAACGGCCGGCCTGA